The Phaseolus vulgaris cultivar G19833 chromosome 5, P. vulgaris v2.0, whole genome shotgun sequence genomic interval ATAGGTTGAACTGTGTTGTTACTTTGGTTGGATGTATTTTAGGTTTTTAGTATGGATAGTGTTTTTGTTTGTTGGTTTTGTGGTTTTTGTTAGATGTTGGATATTATATCTCTTGTATAAGGGCTGATGAACCTTCGAAGtgattcacatttatttatttgttatggttgatataaaagaaaaaaaaaactttgatttGATGTAGCTATTGAGCTAAGCAAAGGAGGAGGGGTTGAAGGAATCGAAATTGAGTACATTGATATTTCAGATTTGCCTTTTCTGAACACTGATCTTGAGAACGATGGAACTTTTCCCTCAGAAGTTGAAGCTTTTCGCCACAAGATTGCTGCAGCTGATGGCGTTCTCTTTGCTTCCCCTGAATACAATTATTCTGTCTTCTCTTATCATCACCAGATTTAACTCAATATAATTTTTCCTTAGGTTCAAATTGGATTGTTTTCCGCAATGAATCCATTTCAAAAAGATTTTGCAATAAATTCATTTCAAAATAATCTTTGTAAATAAATCTATAAAAGCATTCTTTATCAACAGAAATGTTCAGGTTTCTGTTCAGATTATATAGTttttgaaaaatcaaatttgcaatataaaataatatcaccCATGTTAGAAAATCAGTTACAATTTGGCTGTAGTGTTGATTGATCTTATAttgattaaagaaaaatatattttataacatatAATTAACATATATAACTGAGTTAAATCTAAagtataagttgattttataagattgattttataagttaattttaaatctATGTAGTATAGATATTGATATGGATATTGATTTGATACAGATACGGAGATacgtataatatctaaaatgtaaaataaaatacgaaacacgaatttacatattatataattatgaattatataaattaataataaaaaattatataataaatttatgttttttgaaaattaatgtatttttttatttttaagattgtATTATAActgtactagaattgtcagaaatccaacaaatattttttgaatttgacacttcaccaatACATATAGTACGAATGTCGATGTCTAATATGTGTGTGACACAGACATAATATTTAAGAGACGCGTAAACCTCTTAGGTTACAACTTTTTCTTTAATGTTAGGTCCATTAAAGAATGCAATTGACTGGGCATCAAGACCACCAAATGTTTGGGCTGATAAAGCTGGTGCCATTGTAAGTGCTGGAGGAGGCCATGGTGGAGCAAAATCACATTATCATCTTCGCCAAATTGGAGTGTTTTTGGATCTTCATTTCATCAACAAACCTGAATTCTTCATCAATGCATTCCAGCCACCACCAAAGTTCAACAGTGATGGTGACTTGATTGATGAAGATGCTAAGAACAGGTTGAAGGAAATCCTTCTCTCCTTGAAGGCATTCACCCTAAGACTTCAAGCAAAAAATTGAACCAACTCCAAAAAATTGTTGCAATAAGCTATGCAATTTTTAACTATATTCCCTTCTTTTTCTGTTttacttaaaataattatatgataTTAATCTTGTAGTTTCAATTGTATCAACTCTGCTCTTTAGTATCTCAAATGTCCAATTTCAGTTTTCCTATTTTAATTTTGTGAATTCAGTTATCCAAGTATTTTAATCATACAAAGttgaagaaattattttatagaaCCATAAACTAAAATTCTTGttgaacaattatttaaaacaaaacttgtttttggaCGTTATAACCtaaaaaattatacacaatTTTCTAATAGATTTTATTCATAACATTGGTTAAGAATTTGacacacataattttttttatgaataacaCTTTAAAGATTCGTTTTTAATCATGATAGAGATGCACCAAAAccctttattatttaaaaagaataaactaGTGTCATTAACATTTGTCTTTTATATGTGCGCCAAAAAGTGTGGTTAACTTTGTACTAGAAAGCTAAAACCATCGttataatatgaattataaatttgtttttggtgggaaaaatgatatatttgttTGGCAAATAATTGAAGATAACAAATTGAGCAGCCTAAATTTCGTTTGTTTGCGTTGTCATCTTATCACCAATGCCAAAGAACAATTTCTACTCGTCCAGATAATCTCCACTATGGACTCATCACAATCATGAATCTAACATTTATTAGAATATAGActtttaaatatgaataaattttgttttacacTGCAAATAGGAAAGATAATTACTCTacaacttcttctttttttaaatattatattatagtaaaataataatttatttaagggTCAAATGAATATAATTGGTATCAAGGTATCATtccttttataaatataaatcaacTTCACAAAACATAGTTGTAaggtaaaatttataattatttatatattataattttatccttttttttatatgaactTTTTCAATATCTTTTCCGGTTGAGGAATATATATCTTAAGTATGACATTATATATTTGTGGGTAGTTTGACAATAAAGTGATAGTTGGTTAAACAATAGACCTAACAAACCTCACAAAGATAAGTTCTAATATCATATTAGCaagtaaattttaagtttaattcaataTTGCTAAACTAACTTGTAAGGTAAGATTTATATTCACTTATAGtataatttaactttatttcTAGTCAATGTAAACTCTTCAACACTTTTCATACTCAAAATATTGTAAGTGGTTCCCTGTACGAGTGATCTCTTgtgtatttataaaaataaagagatgACAACTCTCTTTCATATCTCTCAAATCTAAGCGTCACACATAAAGACATTCTCGCTTCCAATAAAAATCATCTTCACGACATGATTATTATACCACCACCAAAAGAGGATGAAGTAGGTCTTTTCTAAATTTCAACAAATTTAATACCTTGACCTTGGGCCACGAGGTAACTAATATGTGAATTATGATCAAGATATCAACTATATGCACAAAATTGATTACTTCTAAAAACAATGTTGTAGGTCAAGATGATGTTGACCATGAATTGTCACATTTCTCAATAGATACATGAGTCATCTTGAGGGTTAAAATGATAGCAACCATGAATTGTCATGTTTTCCACCAGATATacgattttttttagtattgaaATGATATTGATCTTGAATTCTCACATCTTTAAGTATATACATGAACTTTgtggttatacatgctatggagaaAGCTCAAAAGAAGGGGCTTATTAATGTTTGGCTAGAATGtgattctgttttggtttgtgttgcgtttactgctagaaccaatgttccttggatgctttgtaatcgatggaatacttgtcttaatcaCTATgcaaaaatcaggtttagggttactcatattttttcgtgaagggaatgtgtgtgctgataagttgactaatttaggatttattcatagagaatcttttcattggtataataggccaCCATCTAGTcggttcttagaattctttatgaataactataatctacctatgtatcgtgtttgttaacatatgagttttggtctagtccccatatttttgttttttttttcttttttaataatatttttttcatgtgatgacaaataattgttgttacttgaagtgtcagCATAGTACTGTCTAccataaaaacttttatttttaaaaaaaaagtatatacaTGGACTTACACTCTTAAAGACGAAAGCTTCTCGAATATAAGGAACAAATTTATTGTTATTGGTTAAGATGATTTTGATCCATAAATACTAACATCTCGACCTCAATAATATAACTTGTAATTAGGCAAATAATTATATACTTAAACTCTAATAATGTCTTAGAGACAATTTGGTTACTTAGTTTACTCCTATTCAAGGAAAGGaaagacaaaataaagatttataaatataacaatCCAAAGTATGTATTGTTCATTAATTAAACATTTATTAATATACCTAATTTTTTAGGTATACCTTTCCAAAAACACTCACCATAGGTATTAGAGGCGTAAATTTAAGATAATGAAGAAAGATCATATCACCCACCatataaatattagaaaaaacacatttagataaaggaaaaaattatgtccttctaaaaataagaatacaaataaaaatattttgatcttataactttataatgaaaacaacaaagtctaaaatcttaaaaatgttttaaacaTCTTTTTAGTTAAGGATTGAGTCCTCTTTAAACTCCAATCTATTTACTTTTCACAATTAAGGTTATAGGGATGTGAACTGTTCGAACGAAAAATTGAGATGTTCACCTAACAAATAATTTCATCGAAAATCACGAGATTGTCATGATGATATCTTCACATATTAATAGAATGATTAAAGAGTGGAATGAAATGATTAAAGAGTGGAATGAAAAAGTAGAAAATAGTGTTGAGGGAATGTTTTGCATTGACATGTGTGGTCGTTAAATAGGGTGGAAGAGTGTTGGTAATTCATCATTCTTTTGTTATTCTTATTAAAGATAGAATGCTGCTGCAAATCATAGAATAACTctgtttttcttattctttcttctccattaataacatttctcattttctttatctcattctatcttctttttttttcattcaatggGTTTGGAGAGTACTTAAAACAATTCATTCATTCTaatcaaattcaattttatttatgaattattatcaacgattttttattcattcactattatatatcaatttctGTTATAGATATGTATTTATAAGTAAACTTAATGTTATATATGAATTATTATGTATAGATTTATATccataaataaattcaatattatttgaattattatttacaaatttatacttatcaataaattcaatattaagtaaaattattaatcactactattaataataataataataataatacttataTTTATTACAAGTTTAATAATAATCTTAACATATTTACAAAGTTTAtcagtaattatttatttatgagatTTATTCCAATTCTCTTGTGAGCactttgttaataatattaataaaaataataataatttttattttctgatGAGTATAGTAGgtaatatgaaattatatttcctaaaataatattacctacaaatttttgtcatttctaccgatatttttaaagtaaatcCAATTTCTTTTTAGGATCTAGACTTCtcctaatttttatttgataatactttaattgttttcaaaaaataattaagctATTGAAATGAAtgctatttttatatttttcaatattaactgacaatttaatattgatttataattttatatttattgcataattttatattatttaataattaaaaattaaaataaaatgataaattattaCATTATCTACAtctatatgttttatttaaaacttaaacaCTATTATATCtgcttttataattatatatatgcatatagTTATAATAAAGGGAACTTCAAATTCTTTTGAaggtgataaaaaaatttatttgataatttttaattaaatttgatgttatttgcatataattttttataattaatattaatattttttataaaattagtaagAAATGAGTTTCTGTACATTTTTAtgtgaattttgaaaattttatttatacttaGAAGATTTGTTACTAGACTATTCATTTGTCGTAGTTTTGGACGTTAGGCTTATTAGATAATTTGacacaaatttaaaattctaaaaacatattattaatattttttttgctataattttttaataacaagagatttcataataatttttaatattttgaaaacgaAATATGAAAGAGAATATATCCAGACTAAATTGATGATTGGtagatatataattttattctggCCCAAATAATACTCAACTTTTTAAATTACACATCAACATCTGAAGTCTTGGTGGTCCAAAACACTCCTATATCTTGACTTTTCattataatataacaaaattattaaataaaaaccaacacaccaaaataattaattactatatttactaaattagatattattttaaaaattaaaaaattaatattaaaattagtttttattattgataaatagtttataaattattatttaattaactaccaactttataatctaaataattagtagcaaaaaatcttaatagctaattaaatatcaatttaaaaataatttttcaataatagaaaccaatttacatatcaatatttttttagtctttaaaatagtatctagtctagtcaatatagtaactaattatttttttttaaattaatttctatttaatgattttataataGTGTTATTGAAAGTTTTGGACATATATACAATTCAAATGtttaattctaaatttgataattttttatatttaaccaaAATTAAAAGGGTTTAAATAATCAGAAATAATTATTGCAAActcctaaattttaaaaacctaGTTTAGGTTTTTACTGAAATTTTGAACTATTCGGTATGTTGTTCTAATTCtcttgagttttggtgtttTTCTAGTcctttttaattattgtttgcaatattaaataagaaaaaaaatatttttgatgaATTATGTACTTAAGTTATGCTTAAAGTTGAGTAATACGAAAATAGGAAATTGGATAAGTAAGTTTATGGATGTATCGAATTACGACGTGAATGACACTTTTGTAAATAGCTTTGAAATAAATGATGGATGGTTGGTTTGATTGAAACTTGGACAAAGTTTTGGAATAGAaagttattataaattaatttttgaaacttGGTAAAATGAAAACGTTTAGTATAATTGATTTGATATATGTTTTGAATTCAAGATTTGCTCTTATTGAGTTGAAATGCTTGTAATAGGAAAGTTGTGCAATAGATGATTGTAATTGTCAACTTGTTAAGAATGTTTAAACTAATAAAAAGTTAGGTTTCTAACTGTACCAGCCAAGATTGAGTTGCAAGACAAAACGAACCTAAACGAATCAGACTTGCTGTTTTGCCCAACCTTGTAGGAACACAATCCTAAGATGTTGTCAAAGAAATTGGCTGGTGAAGGTTGCATGAAATAGGAGTAATCAACTTTTCTGTCACTGCCAAAACTTCTATTTCTTTGATCAATACTTTAGTGGCTTAACGTGTGGTCCCTTAGCCAATACACCAAACCAAGTGGAAAATATTAGCTTGCCAATGCATTTAGaatcaatttcaaatgaaaattttgATATATGCACAAAAAATCAGATTTGACTAACCAGTTTGACTGTAATATAGAATTTTATTGAGAGGATGATGGTAGCAGTAGCCAAACCATAACAAAACTACAGAAACACAATGAAAAGCCAAAAGATTTTCGTGCTAATGATTTACACCACTTTCTTTTGTTTCATGCCCACTTCCTCTCATCAAGATACTGTTACTATTACCCCAAATCACTCCATACAGTATCATGACACCCTTGTTTCTTCAGCAGGAACCTTTGAAGCAGGATTTTTCGACTTTGGAAACTCAAGAAGACAATATTTTGGAATATGGTACAAGAGCATATCACCTAGGACTATTGTGTGGGTTGCCAACAGGAATGAGCCAGTACAAAACTCAACACCAGTTCTCAAACTTACTCAACAAGGAGATCTTCTCATTCTTGATGGCTCCAGAGGCATAGTGTGGTCCTCCTCCAACTCATCAAAAACTGCAGTGAAACCAGTTATGCAGCTTTTAGATTCAGGAAACCTTGTTGTGAGAGATGGAGAGAGCTCAGAGAATCTCTTGTGGCAAAGCTTTGATTATCCTGGAGACACTTTCCTTGCAGGAATGAAACTGAAAAGTGATTTTGTAACTGGTCCATGTCAGTATCTCACGTCTTGGAGGGACTATGAAGATCCAGCTGAAGGTGAGTTTTCTTATAAGATCGATACAAGGGGCTTTCCTCAACAAGTTACTACAACCGGAACCAATATTTTCTACAGCACAGGGCCTTGGAATGGCTATCATTTCAGTGGAGTTTGTTGGGACAGAATGCACAGATTCTTGAATTTCTCTTTGGAGTTCACTGACAAAGGGGTTTCTTATGAATATGAAACGTTGAACAGTTCATTGCTTACTATAACAATGCTCAAGCTCAATCCAACAGGGGTTACAGAGCGTTCTCTGTGGtcaaacaaaaaacaaagtTGGGATATTGTAAGCACTCATCCAATAGACCAGTGTGAATATTTTGCAGCTTGTGGTGTCAACACTATCTGCAACAGTAATGATCTTCCAATATGTGAATGTTTGCAAGGTTTCACATCAAAGTTTCAGGCAAAGTGGGATCCCCATGATTGGTCTAGTGGTTGTGTGAGAAGAACAAAATTAAGTTGTGATTATGGAGATTGGTTTAAGAAGTACACAGGAATAAAGTTGCCAGAAACGTCTTCTTCCTGGTTTGACAGGAGCTTGAGCCTTGAGGAATGTGAGACATTGTGTTTGAGAAACTGCTCTTGTACTGCATATACAAATTCAGATATTAGAGATGGTGGGAGTGGTTGCTTGCTTTGGTTCCATGACATTGTGGACATGAGAACTCACACTGCTCGAGGACAAGAAATTCATATACGACTGCCATTTTCTGAACGTGGTATTTTCATTTCCAATTCCATCTTATGCCTTTTTGCCAGATTTGGTGTAAATACAATTTATGTTAAGTTGGAATTAATAGAAAAGAAGGAATGAAATGGAGTATTACTAGTTTCCATCACAGAATTGCATTCTATTCTCGAACGGAGTTGGAACCAAGAGAGTGTATTACTAGTCCGAATCGTTTTCTTGGTTCCAACTCTATTCGAGAACCTACATTCCATCAAATTTGTAAATTCTATTAGACAACTAATTGAATGAAATTATAACAATACTAGATTCTGCTTACCATCAACAAGCATACTATGGCCAAAAATAGTCCTGTGTCAGAAGTTGGAACTAAAGATTACAAATTAGCTTCCAAGTTGAAGCTGTCTGTATAACATGCCTTTCTCCTTTTTTGTTTTTCCCTGAATTGTAAGCTTAGAGCTACTTGTGGATTGACATTGATTTCATTCCTCAGATCAAAGAAGTAATAAGAGGGACCTAAATCCAAAGAGGCTTGCAGGGATTCTAGTAGGACTTGTTGCATTCATAATTGGACTAACAATTCTTTTGTGGGCGACTTCAAAGCGTATAAAAGCGATGAAGCTACCCAAGCCAGGTGAGGATTTTACAAGTTTTatagtattttatattataatgaaGAAAGAACAACATTGAAATGAAATAGTATTTTTCAATTCTGAAGTTTGTTTTCTGCTTTACATTATAAGCACaaatataatgttaattataagcAATTCATGTCCCCTACCATATTGGGAGTAGTGAAAAAAGCTATTTCGTGGAAGCACATGATGGAGAAGGAAGAGGACAGCTTACCAACAATATTCGATTTTTCAACCATTGATGTTGCCACAAATCATTTTTCTAACAGAACCAAGTTAGGAGAAGGTGGCTTTGGAACAGTACACAAGGTAGGTGGTCAAATTTATTCTTGGTTACCAAGTTATATTCATACTGATTTGTCAAGTATcaaattttccaaaataatTGTTAGGGCACATTGGTAGATGG includes:
- the LOC137834827 gene encoding NADPH:quinone oxidoreductase-like — its product is MASVIKVVALSGSLRKGSYNTGLIRSAIELSKGGGVEGIEIEYIDISDLPFLNTDLENDGTFPSEVEAFRHKIAAADGVLFASPEYNYSVTTFSLMLGPLKNAIDWASRPPNVWADKAGAIVSAGGGHGGAKSHYHLRQIGVFLDLHFINKPEFFINAFQPPPKFNSDGDLIDEDAKNRLKEILLSLKAFTLRLQAKN